ACAAAGCATTTATTTGGCATAGTATGCTTTAAAAATAGAtgcaaataaaagaaagaatatTAACAAAATCCTAATCCAAATTCATGTAACGTTCGGCAAGTTCATAATCGCGCGCTCGTACAAATTCTGGCATAGTGCACACTGGAAACAAACAAAAGACTACATGAAACATTCAATCTAAAAGTatttataagaatttaaataaCAATAGTACTATCTACATACTAAGAGAGGAAGATAAACAACAGTGCTTGTAGGCACTGCCAATAAAAGTTAACTACTCAGATCTGCTTTGATCTTGAATTTCACAGATTCATATTCACAAGTTCAGGTATCACCCCGCTAAAGTTTGgtcaaaattactatttttcctatatttaaaaaattactattttcccCGCGGACATTTATGTATGACATAATTAAAATCTCCCTTACAAGAGGGTTTCAGCTAAAATGGAATTAAATTATCAGGGGAATACAGATGATTTTTCAAAATGTAGGATAACAGTAATTTTGACCAAATCTCAAGGACGATAATAATTATTCCCTCAAATATTCAGCCAAACTTTAAAGTACAAATAATTGTTGATATTCAACATTGGGTAAAAGCCACATGCATTAAAGATTCACACAATTTAACCTGTTATGTGAACTTTTCAAACCTATATGGTCTGGCTCCACTAGGATGGTAAAGCATTCATGGATTTGAGAATGGACCGTGTAAAGATTCACACCCATTCTTGAAGACCTTTCATGTTTCTGTGTTCTACATATCTTCAAATTGATCATAATCAAGCACACTATGTGATTTATGTTTGTTTCTGTATTcacatattcattttttttgacattactCCCAAGGCCATCTAATATATTCAGCCTGGAGAAGGATCTTAACTTCAATGTAAGAAGTATTTCTTAGAAGTTATAGTGGAACATTGCAAATCAGTACCTCAAATTACAAGCAATGTAAAAACACCAAAAAGGAATCACTCTATACTACAGACTAGTTCATGCAGTTGATCTGGAGAAGGATCTGCCAATGTATTTACATCACTTCCATtagaatcaaaaaaaaaatccagggTCCTCATACATCACTAAATCATAGCTTAAGTTCTATAAATAATTACCTGACCATCAAAATAGGCAATCAAAGCTGTACAAGATCCAGGAGACTGTGTTGCCGTGGCAGCTTTATCAAGAACTTCCACTGGGTTGGTTATTGGAATGCTTTTTCTATCAGCGACAATTTTAATACAATTCTTTATTAATTCTTGGGCATACTGTCCATCGCTAATCCCTGTAAAATAAGGAAATCAATGTAATTTAGACCATGCTGCATAAATTCAAGCTGATGATATTGCTAATGTTAGTCTAAATACTACTTTCATCCAGTTTATGTAGAAATTATGTGGGCCTTGAGAGAGATGCGCCAAGTGATAAATAGTGGAATTTCAACTCATTTTGCACAATATCAATTGGCTTGAGCTAAGTACCACTTATAAATCACTTAGCATTCCCTTAATTATTCAAAGAGAGATTCTCCAACACTCTCCCTCAAGTGAAATTGGGTCCGGACTAGTTGTCACTTGCTCAACATGAATGAGAAACTTTTCCATGAGTGTTTATCCTATACAGCCGTGGCGCcatgtcatttttacaacaagctaatgagcatttgcgataggaaattttatcattaaatatctACATAGCTAAGCattattggtttgttgcacgaatgacatggcgcaactgttgtgttgtataatttttccttttcaatCCTTAAAACTTCTTGGTCTTTTTATTGAGGTCCAAGATATTAATGTGTCTGGTTTGCTCTGCTAGCCCAACTCCATATGGGGCCAGGAACGTCCGTGGTTAAACCTTTTCATGCTCCAATACGATGTAAAAATTCTATGAATATATGTACGAGTGCTGGACCAAGTGATAAATAATGGGATTGAAACCCATCTTGCACAAATAGCTTGAATATTTTGGTGAATTAGTTATTTGACATGATATAAGAGAAACTATGATCAAAATGTATAACTTTTGATTCTTGACAGCCAccatttgattaattatatgTATAAGGTAAAAATGGCTATGTACTATGTATAAGGTAAAAATGGCTATGTACTTGTTTACGCTACAAACCAATGGGCATTCACGTGCAGGAGTGTGTTAGAGATAATACTGTAGTTGAAGCATCACTTAACAATAACAGTTTGAGCTTTTGGGCTTTTGGGTGAATTAGTTATTTGACAGTTTAATCAAAAACCATTCTAGAGCTTAACAATGAACGCCTCCCTGCCACAATGAACTAAACATATAGGAAAAACAACTTCCAACAAACCACATTTGcaaaattattaaacaaaatgaaaaaaaaaacaagagaaACTTTAAATGTCATCAAACGGCCCTGGTATTAGAGATTTGGCAGGAGAAAAAAGGCTTAGACATAAGATATTACACTGAATCCAGAATTTGGTCAGAGGAAAGAGGCTTAATGCTTTTGGCATATTTGGCTGAAGATTCAAAGTATGTCGTTGCAGTTGATACAGGATTGATCTTTAGCACTACTACTTTGGTAGCACTAGGGTTTCTTTCTATTGAGTCTGTAAAtttgtattgttttattttcaaCTTTATAGGGTTTATTATGGTACTTGAATTGTATTGACTCAATTCACCATAACTTAGGTGCGATTGTCTTGGTGTGATTGCCTAAACCCTTCTTAGAGTTGATTTTTAGAAGAAATTTCtatgttttctttattttcccTTGCGATTCAGATCTGAAGTATCATGTTTAATCATAGATTTAACCTATCGAACCACTAGCTTCCACAAATATACCTGTAGAATAGTGTACTCCAAGCTTTCCTGCATGAAACCCGAAGAGTGCAACAAGAAAGGGGAGTTGAATTATTGCTAAACAAAACTAATTGCTGAATGAACTTTGAACAGCTCTCCAATAGGTTATGATGAAGGTTAAGTGTGTAGAgaataaaaatagagaagatTACACAACAAACATTTAATTGTTCGGAGCTAACTCTCCTACATTCACACTCTCTAGGCGCACTAGAGGTTCCACCAAGTGTTCTCACAAGCGCACGCATAACTTAATATTTTCTCAGTGAATCCCAAACTGCAGGTGTTTTCCGGAATCTCTCTTGATAACCAAACAATGTGCGTTTTGGGGTTCACAAACAACAGCTAATTCAGATGTGGCAACTGCTCATTTATCTCAGGTGTCTGTTGCAGAACAaccatttaaaatcaacttcAGATCTGAAGTCCGCTCCCACAAGCTACCAGCTTTGCACCTGCGTGCTTCTCCATGATCGCCTACATGGACTAACCGCTTATGCTAGTTTGCATCTGCGAGCTTCAGACTCCACGACTGCGCAAATTCTCTAGAACTTTTGGCTTTATACTACCTGAACTATATTATACCTTGATTGATCAACTCAATTTATCCAAATCCTAGGTCTGATTTGCCTCAGACCCCTTAGATGTGATTGTCTTGCACCCCTTTAGGTGTGATTGCCTTGGGTCCCTTTAGGTGAGAATCGTGTGATTTTCTCCAAACCACTCTAAGTGTTCTTATAGAAGTGATTTCTATCTTTTCTTTGTTATTCAATTATGATTCTGAAATCTCATGTTTAATCATATATTTCAGTCTATAAAACCACTAGCTTCCGCAAATATATACCTAGGATAATAATTTACTCCAAGCTGTCCTACATCCCTCTATTCATAAAGAAATTATCAGTTAATGAGTGTAAATTCCTCAAGAACCAGCAGAACACCTTAAGCAAGAATAATGAAATAGGAACTGGAAGTGCAAAAggattacttaaataataaaagctAGATCTAAAAGTTAATGTAAGAATTCTCCTCCAGGTCATATGTAGAAATATATTAGAGGGTATAACAAATGAAGAGTAACAATTTACGAAATATATGATTTGGAGTAAATCATTGCAAGAAGGGTGAGACCTAAACCATTATAATAAGCTGGcaagtaataaaatatttaagatTAAGCCTTGTTAAATTGCTAAGGAGCATATAAAGAGCTCCTTAAATATGTAGTACTATGCAAAGTAGGAGTACCTCCAAATGACCACTGTCCAACTCCATCAGCAATTCCGAGCCACTTATGATCAACAAAATATGCATCCTCTCCACCTGTCAATTCCtggaaattattatttattgaattacTTGCCCTGATAATTAGAttcattcattaaaaaaaagccTGAAGTTTATGTGTATTTCCTGTTTCAGCTTTCAAAAGCAAGCAATTTTCCATTTCTACAGTAGGAATCTACAGTCAAATCAGCCactgaatttataaaattcgCATTAGCTTGCAAAAATGCAAATCATGATAGTTGACAAACAGACGCAACTAGATTCACTCCATAAGAAATTGAGATTTGATAAAAAGAAATATGAATATCAAACAATGCCGAAATTACGCATCTAGAAGCCCGTGAAAGTTGCAATGATTAGTCTGAAAGTTTTAGCTGCCTAAATCTGAAATGAGTTTGGTTTTctgtattaaaatataaaataaatgagtTCGCACGTCAATATTATAAGGGTACCTTAGATGGATGTTGCAATGAAGCAGCCccagaaaataagaaaaatccgGACATTGAGACTTCCTCCCTGGTTATATAAAGCCAGGTAAGATGACTAACagaaaaatatatgataaaaataataagataaatttttgaGGTTAATGGTAAGACTTCATTAACTGAACTCAAAAAAGCAATCATAAGCTTAGGAGTGTaaacataaaaaacaaaaacagaacCTAAAAGTTATGCAGAAGCAGCAGAACATTTACATTTCTTAAACTCTCAAAGTGACAATCTATCTCTCTCAACTATAATGAAGAATCTATTGCTTCTATAAAGCAGAATATTTGCTAGATAAATAAGGGTGAACAGAAATATCATACTGTGTTGCAGTAGCTTCTCTTATTTGTGATTCTGCTGCATTACTACTGGTTTCTGCATCTTCTTCAGCTGCCTTTTCCGCTAAATGCGACGAAGGAAGATTTCCATCTAACTACACCAAgggaaaaaaaggtgaaagccaCTCAGGTGTGCTTCTCCAGTATgtacatatttaaaatttgagattATTTTGGTGCTTGCATTTTAACATTTGGAAGGTGTGCTTCCCTGATAAACAAATACTACTATACTTACGAACAGCTTAGGGTTCCAAATGGAGATATGATCAGCTGCCTAAATCCCACATATTGTTGTCCGGTGGTTACATTTTATAGTTTAAACAAAGAAATCTTAAAGCaaaaacttaaattttgatGACTATTTAAATACTAAGGTTCAGAGGGAAGGTAACTGTCCTTTACTgacaaaattgataaaaatagaaaagggGAACCGAAAACAATTGAGATGAACttgttatttaaatattaaccaAGAAAATTGACTTAAGAATGCGGTTTATAATGTGCTCCATGACCGAACTAAAACATACTATTATGCCTTAAGTGTAACACCAAATTCATCAttatttagaaatataaataaacatgGATTCCATTAGTCAAAGTCAAAACTTGATTGGATCATATGTAATGCTCATTGTAATCTCATATATCCAACTATTCTCGTAATCCTAGCACACTAGGCATATAAATTAGCAGATAGGATGAAAGAATGCTGCAAGATATGCACATTAAACAGAGATTAAAACTAACCATCTTCAAGTCCTCGGCTCCTTCATTGTCAATAGGTTCTTCAGCCACTACATTAAAAGTTGATTCCTCTTCCAATGCAGCATCTGAAGTTAATTCCTCTTCCAATGCAGCATCTGAAGTTAATTCCTCTTCCAGTGAAGCATCTGAagttaattgataaaaaggtttcTCAATCACCGCATAAGGATCGGGTTCCTCATCCCTGTTAATATGAGTGTGGTCCTCATCCCCTATATGAAGAGCTGGTTTAACAACATGTTCCTTATCCACAGCAGTATGAGCTAGTCCCTCCAAAGGTTCTTCTTCCTCTGCATTCTGAATTGGCTTTTCTTTATCAGTTGGTTGTTCATCAGCAGCACTACACATCGgttcatcatcatcattaatGACTTCAGCCAATAGGGAATTGGACATAGCCACTGGTTCAGCCTTTTCAGCTCCGCCACCACTTTGAATCACATAATTTTCTTCTTTATCTGGCTCAGCCAAGTCATTTACAACAATCTCACCCTTGCTCTCCTCTTCAATTACATCGGAACCAATACGATTACTAACACTCATTTCTTCGTTCACACAACATACCAGGTCGGATGTACTAACCGGACTAAGAACTTTAAAGTAGATTGCCTCAGGTTCATGTGTTTCAGCACTTGATTCAGTATGATCCGAAACAGCATTTCCCAATAATCCTTGGCTCGGAACACAAGAACCCTCTTGAGACAAGCCTACTTCTTTAAGGTCCTCTTTAGAATCTTGTATTTTAAGATTATCTGAAGTCTGATTAAGTTGTCCAAACTGGAAAAGTAGAGTGCCATCTGGGTGCTCTGCCATATGCATTCAAAATAAGACAAACAGTTGTAAAAATAAAGACAATGGTTTTGTTGATCCATGAGTAAAGCAGAGGAAAGATAGATATAAGTAGAAGCATACCAGTGGTAGAAAGGATACCAAAATCTGGAGGAGCAGAGCTTTGCGAGGAAGAAGAGAGGGTTTTGAAAGACAAGGATGAAGCGCGTTTTGACAAGAGAATGGGTGGTTTATGAGGAAGAAAGCAACACCAAGAGGTTAGAGATTTTGCATCAGCCATTCAACAATTTATGACTTCACCACTATTTTTGGGTGAGATGGGTATAAGAAAACATTTCGCAGATGAAAAATGGAAGAAGATGGTGCTTAAGAGTTAGAGGTTGTAATGTAAAGAATAGTATTTTACTCCAATTACAAAATATCTATAAAATTGCCTCCCCCTATTCCTAACATGTGGATATCATCCCCTTCCCCCATTCATTTACACTAGAACtaaggataaaaaaaattctcaaacttaacattttttttttttgaattcatcggatctcattaaattgaatatgaaacagttacatttataAGAAACtcgggataatttgaaaactaaaccccATGACcggacatggaacagacaacatgctgcctgattcgcagaccttacttacgaaaataaaaataaattactaactgtttcgcGAATTAAGTGTCGTCTTCAATCACTCTTCGTTCAAACTTCTCCAAACACCGCAAACTCACTGCATCCGATTCAATCAACACTTGatataactccttctaaaaaagagacaacaactccttctaaaaaTGGGACAtcaaacctttcacagagaaaggacaacaaatctttcataaaaaaaggacaaagtaaaacattcatacaaaagaaaaaaaataaaaaatagataaaactagtatagctcatagacgaatccattttgttactgaaagatcttcaatctatcgtcgcttcttgataattgaattgcgcttcgtgataaattttaatccgtcagaaaaatgaaaaagaattggctatttattatattctatgaaattaaaataacttaaataaaaagGGTGGCTAcgtcaatagaaaaattaagccattgacggctgcccaaaaaaaataaaaaaaaactttagatggctagggtttgttagagagaaaagagaagagaaagGGTCTatgaatttgaagtttttttcTCAAACTTAACATGAAAGATCATATACGTCCGAGATTATGAAATCGGACTAAAATAACCCACACCTATGGCAAATGGGGTCAAATGCACCCCTCATGCACTCTCGTCCACTCTCATACCACGTGGGAAACACACTtttctaaagaaaaaaaatcttaaatagtcattattttttaaaaagttcaaattaatacctaaattttaaaaaaaataaaaataaaaatttccagaggaggagcagatctgctcctcgtcTGAGGAGCATTTGCTGCTCCTCcgaaattttaaacaaaatgtcGACGATTTTCGGTGGGGTGCGGCGGTTTCCGATGAGTGCGCGGCTTTTAGTGCTCACAATGGAGCGGTTTCCGGTGAATGGATGGGAGATTTGATCCGGTTTTTGCATAGTTTAGGGAGTGGCTTCCTActatttttggatatgtttgaTCCATTTTCGCAACTATTGGGATTTTTGATCCATTTTCACAACCTTGGATGTATATGATCTTTCATGGGGTGAGTATCGGtcaattcggttcggttcagttcTGAATTTTCCGAAATCAATGAATAagtcaacaaaatatcaactgaaaatcaacataatattaaaactataatattacaataacttaacatcattatttatcttttccctcaatgctaacatatcattattcAGTCtcaaattaacttttatttttttagtttattttacggattatattatcttatttgtcaatgttaaaatcaatatcaactgattatcaacacaataccaacatcaaatcaacaacaATGTAAGaaacaataattcagcaatcaaccatcatcaacaaatcgtgttGCAggataaaaaatacataaatacaaccaaacacggTAAATATGcagaaataacataattttattacataaaatcacaaaaaaaaaatcatgtaaCATAAAAAGTAATATTATATTGAGCAAATTACGCTGAGATTCCGGAGATATACCATgattaacagtttggtaccccttatttcaaaagtctacttaatggtccctcAATTTTAATTCCGTTATTGTTAATTCATttagtttcaaacgatttggtacctcatctttaattttgtgaacgatttggtccctcacttgtAATTTTGTTAAACGGtttggtacctcacttttaaatgattttgcaTCTCAGTTTCAATTCCGTTAAACGGTTTAGTCTCCCACATTAACATAAGGGTctttcaattaacaaaattaaaattgaggaatcattaagtagacttttgaaacaaggggtaccaaactgttaattataatatacttCAGAAACCTTAGCATTACTTGCTCAATTAtattctttaaagataatcttatacatgtttaatgatgaaaaattactgttatataaaaatagtaaacaaaaaaattataaatcgaaaACGAAGAAGAGGAACAATGAACttcatatttgaaatcaaaatagaaaaacaacGGCAGTAACAACAAGCAGAAATAATGGCTTTGACGGTAACAACAAACAGGGAAAATAACTTTGATGACAAGACAGAGGTGGAACGACGAAGAAAGGCGGAGAAAGGAGAAAAGCGGAGCGCCGGAAAAAGGCGGAACGTCGGCTGGTTTGTTAATTTTTGACGAAAACCTTAAAATCATAGTTAAGGTTGATAATCCAGGAGAAGAAACGAAGCAGACAATAAGAAGAACAAAGAAGGAAGAGGAAGatgagaaaaaaaagaaaaaattggtATAACCATACGTGTGTACCGTAGTTTAGAAAGTTGAAAATATGGACCGTGTTTTTATAAACCAAGATGGTATCTCGGTTATTTCTGAAAAAAGcacaaaaaaacaatttcaagtcTAATGAATAAGAAACATACAACTTAAACTGTAATAGGTAGTAATTatgttaataaaatttacaaattactAAATCTGCCAATGTGATAATTAATTGcatattttatttctttgtttcctaaatttatatgaaaaaataatgaaCTGAATACAAAAACCACTTCACTTTCATTCATCCCAGAATTCAAGCATTGCAACTTGCACGTTGCAACCACCTATCCGAATTGTAGGCAGACAGCCAA
This region of Mercurialis annua linkage group LG1-X, ddMerAnnu1.2, whole genome shotgun sequence genomic DNA includes:
- the LOC126661828 gene encoding probable protein phosphatase 2C 71 isoform X1 produces the protein MADAKSLTSWCCFLPHKPPILLSKRASSLSFKTLSSSSQSSAPPDFGILSTTEHPDGTLLFQFGQLNQTSDNLKIQDSKEDLKEVGLSQEGSCVPSQGLLGNAVSDHTESSAETHEPEAIYFKVLSPVSTSDLVCCVNEEMSVSNRIGSDVIEEESKGEIVVNDLAEPDKEENYVIQSGGGAEKAEPVAMSNSLLAEVINDDDEPMCSAADEQPTDKEKPIQNAEEEEPLEGLAHTAVDKEHVVKPALHIGDEDHTHINRDEEPDPYAVIEKPFYQLTSDASLEEELTSDAALEEELTSDAALEEESTFNVVAEEPIDNEGAEDLKMLDGNLPSSHLAEKAAEEDAETSSNAAESQIREATATQEEVSMSGFFLFSGAASLQHPSKELTGGEDAYFVDHKWLGIADGVGQWSFGGISDGQYAQELIKNCIKIVADRKSIPITNPVEVLDKAATATQSPGSCTALIAYFDGQALRVAHIGDSGFLIIRSGTIFKKSSRMEHEFNFPLQIKKGINPSELVEVYTIDLDECDVIITGSDGLFDNLYEQEIASIVSRSLHASLKPQEIAEVLVERAQEVGQSMSVRSPFGDAAKAAGYVGYTGGKPDAVTVIVSLLHNISPSQLP
- the LOC126661828 gene encoding probable protein phosphatase 2C 71 isoform X2 encodes the protein MADAKSLTSWCCFLPHKPPILLSKRASSLSFKTLSSSSQSSAPPDFGILSTTEHPDGTLLFQFGQLNQTSDNLKIQDSKEDLKEVGLSQEGSCVPSQGLLGNAVSDHTESSAETHEPEAIYFKVLSPVSTSDLVCCVNEEMSVSNRIGSDVIEEESKGEIVVNDLAEPDKEENYVIQSGGGAEKAEPVAMSNSLLAEVINDDDEPMCSAADEQPTDKEKPIQNAEEEEPLEGLAHTAVDKEHVVKPALHIGDEDHTHINRDEEPDPYAVIEKPFYQLTSDASLEEELTSDAALEEESTFNVVAEEPIDNEGAEDLKMLDGNLPSSHLAEKAAEEDAETSSNAAESQIREATATQEEVSMSGFFLFSGAASLQHPSKELTGGEDAYFVDHKWLGIADGVGQWSFGGISDGQYAQELIKNCIKIVADRKSIPITNPVEVLDKAATATQSPGSCTALIAYFDGQALRVAHIGDSGFLIIRSGTIFKKSSRMEHEFNFPLQIKKGINPSELVEVYTIDLDECDVIITGSDGLFDNLYEQEIASIVSRSLHASLKPQEIAEVLVERAQEVGQSMSVRSPFGDAAKAAGYVGYTGGKPDAVTVIVSLLHNISPSQLP